Proteins encoded together in one Shewanella acanthi window:
- the mtnC gene encoding acireductone synthase: MGIRAIVVDTAGTTTDLNFIQDVLFPYSVKALPAFLEQNQHNVLVENCICDTRDIALEPEADIARVTEILQHWVEEDRKATPLKTLQGLIWKQGYGHGEFKGHIFPDFIEAVKRFSAQKLRIYSFSSGSVEAQKLLFSHSDGGDLTEMFSGHFDTRTGNKLDKQAYANILNTISLSPRQVLFVSDVMEELKAAEAAGMMTCQMVRDEKQRTGHFRKISSFDELQIE, encoded by the coding sequence ATGGGTATCAGAGCCATAGTCGTAGACACTGCTGGAACGACGACAGACCTAAACTTTATCCAAGATGTACTATTCCCTTATTCTGTCAAAGCGTTACCCGCCTTCTTAGAACAGAACCAACACAATGTGTTAGTAGAGAACTGTATTTGTGATACCCGTGATATCGCCCTCGAACCCGAAGCCGATATCGCCCGAGTGACCGAAATTCTGCAGCACTGGGTGGAGGAAGACCGCAAGGCGACGCCACTCAAGACATTGCAGGGCTTAATTTGGAAACAAGGCTATGGTCACGGCGAATTTAAAGGCCATATATTCCCCGATTTTATTGAAGCGGTTAAACGTTTTAGCGCCCAAAAACTGCGTATCTACAGTTTTTCTTCTGGTTCAGTCGAAGCGCAAAAATTATTGTTCAGCCACAGCGATGGCGGCGATCTGACCGAGATGTTCAGCGGCCACTTTGACACCCGTACAGGTAACAAGCTCGATAAACAGGCCTACGCAAACATTCTCAACACTATCAGCCTCAGCCCAAGGCAAGTATTGTTCGTGTCGGATGTAATGGAAGAACTCAAGGCGGCCGAAGCTGCAGGCATGATGACCTGCCAAATGGTGCGTGATGAAAAGCAGCGCACTGGC
- a CDS encoding arylsulfatase produces the protein MLKRTKLSTALLGALALVPTVHAADQKQPNILVIFGDDIGWQNVSAYGMGTMGYTTPNIDRIANEGIKFTDHYAQPSSTAGRAAFITGQYPIRSGMTTVAMPGGDLGLKAASPSLAEVLKAKGYATGQFGKNHLGDHNFALPTAHGFDEFFGNLYHLNTQEESEQRDYQNFAKAYSGSAEAYEKKFGTRGVLHCYATDKDDKTVDPRFGVVGKQKCTDTGPLTQERMKDFDGTEMIPTALKFIEKSKKDGKPFFVWLNTSRMHLYTRLNDKWRYAAEKYTSEYDLHGSGMLQHDHDIGVVLDKLKDMGLDDNTIVIYSTDNGPEHNSWPHGATTPFRGEKMSTYEGGVRVPMMARWPGHIPAGKVLNGIQGHQDLFTTLAAAAGEPNVNEKMLKEKKQYIDGINNLDYWTGQTAESHRRSILYYYEGKLTAIRMGPWKFHFSTKEDYYANLVPLTAPKIYNLRADPFESYDTIDSQGHLMQKMSWLMAPATEIINGHVKSLMDYPPVQGGTSFDMSNLIGDILEKGQQ, from the coding sequence ATGCTTAAACGGACAAAACTTTCGACGGCATTACTTGGTGCGTTGGCATTAGTGCCTACGGTACATGCAGCCGATCAAAAACAACCCAATATATTAGTCATTTTTGGTGACGATATCGGTTGGCAAAACGTCAGTGCCTACGGCATGGGCACTATGGGTTACACCACACCTAATATCGACCGTATCGCAAACGAAGGGATCAAATTCACCGACCACTACGCTCAGCCCAGCTCCACAGCGGGTCGCGCGGCCTTTATTACTGGCCAATATCCAATCCGCTCAGGGATGACAACCGTGGCCATGCCTGGTGGTGATTTAGGCTTAAAAGCCGCCTCACCTTCATTGGCCGAAGTGCTAAAAGCCAAGGGTTATGCCACAGGGCAATTCGGTAAAAACCACTTAGGCGACCATAACTTCGCCCTGCCGACAGCCCACGGTTTTGACGAGTTCTTCGGTAACCTCTACCACCTCAACACCCAAGAAGAATCCGAGCAGCGCGATTATCAAAACTTCGCCAAGGCCTATTCGGGTTCTGCCGAAGCCTACGAGAAAAAATTCGGTACCCGCGGAGTACTACACTGCTACGCCACCGATAAGGACGACAAAACCGTCGATCCACGTTTTGGCGTCGTCGGCAAACAAAAATGTACTGATACGGGGCCGCTCACTCAGGAACGGATGAAGGACTTCGACGGTACCGAAATGATCCCCACCGCACTAAAATTTATCGAAAAATCCAAGAAAGATGGCAAACCCTTCTTCGTGTGGTTGAACACCAGTCGTATGCATCTCTACACTCGTCTAAATGATAAGTGGCGTTATGCCGCCGAGAAGTACACCAGTGAATACGATCTCCACGGTAGCGGTATGTTGCAGCACGACCATGATATCGGTGTGGTACTGGATAAGCTCAAAGATATGGGGTTAGACGACAACACCATCGTCATTTACAGCACAGACAATGGCCCTGAACACAACTCTTGGCCCCATGGTGCGACTACGCCATTCCGTGGTGAAAAAATGTCAACCTATGAGGGCGGCGTAAGGGTGCCTATGATGGCACGTTGGCCCGGCCATATCCCCGCGGGTAAAGTGCTGAACGGCATTCAAGGGCATCAGGATCTATTCACCACATTGGCAGCAGCAGCTGGTGAACCCAATGTAAACGAGAAAATGCTCAAGGAGAAAAAACAGTATATCGATGGTATCAACAACCTCGATTACTGGACAGGTCAGACTGCTGAGTCACATCGCAGATCCATCCTCTACTACTACGAAGGCAAACTCACCGCTATTCGTATGGGGCCATGGAAGTTCCACTTCTCAACCAAAGAAGATTACTACGCCAATTTAGTGCCGCTGACAGCGCCTAAAATCTACAACCTGCGAGCCGACCCTTTTGAAAGCTACGATACCATCGACTCTCAAGGTCACTTAATGCAGAAAATGTCATGGTTAATGGCACCAGCCACTGAGATCATCAATGGCCATGTTAAATCGCTGATGGATTACCCACCGGTTCAAGGTGGCACCAGCTTCGATATGTCTAACTTAATTGGAGATATATTAGAAAAAGGTCAGCAATAA
- a CDS encoding DUF885 domain-containing protein, which yields MKRIINGLMIGLLVTGCSDPSESQNQAQTQQATGQTEQGATQAASLKEQLLPLTQRYFALRPEIATYYGVAEADAGKDILSKLTDYSPSGENRRRKAFRALLKDINAIDASKLTPSEQISLNAIKSEMAGALLPGDAVAYGTMLGEYGSWFLPYSVNHLTGLHTEFPGYMEDKFAVTTPAEAKAYITRLSMYPAAMGTVIDKLSQDVQIGIIPPDFIIDKTIAGLQQQLVSKASEHPLVTTFRDKLEAAKVPDSEALVTTATDLVERKYFTATRQLISSLQSVRIKAKHDAGIGHLPQGAKLYKALIKHLGNSDKTPQEIHQLGLDEVARITEEMDGLLKEVGYQDGTVGERMQVLLKDPKYLYADSNDGKQQLMADIQGYLTKVNAKLPEWFGHLPDQDVAVEVVPESRAAAVSGAYYDAPSQDGSRKGTFWISLYDMEALPSYSLQTLTYHETNPGHHLQTIIGLSDTLPLMSTIFYSNAAGEGWGLYAERLAAEMGMYADNPINNLGRLQAELHRAVRLVVDTGMHALGWSREQAIDYVVATEGIHASAAAGGVDRYVVWPGQALGYKLGELKIIELREKAKQALGDKFDIKVFHDRLLENGALPLDLMEQKILQWIASEQAKTVAA from the coding sequence ATGAAAAGAATAATAAATGGATTGATGATTGGTTTGTTGGTCACAGGTTGTAGCGATCCGAGCGAGAGCCAGAACCAAGCTCAAACACAACAAGCAACAGGGCAAACAGAACAAGGCGCTACACAAGCGGCCAGCCTTAAAGAGCAATTACTCCCGCTGACTCAACGCTATTTTGCCCTAAGACCCGAAATCGCCACTTACTACGGCGTTGCGGAGGCCGATGCGGGTAAAGACATTTTATCAAAGCTGACCGATTACAGCCCATCGGGTGAAAATCGTCGCCGCAAAGCCTTTAGAGCCCTCCTGAAAGACATCAATGCCATCGACGCCAGCAAGCTAACGCCCTCGGAGCAAATCAGCTTAAACGCTATTAAGTCAGAAATGGCGGGCGCATTACTGCCGGGTGATGCCGTCGCCTACGGCACTATGCTGGGCGAGTATGGCAGCTGGTTTTTGCCCTACTCGGTCAACCACCTAACGGGTCTACACACTGAGTTCCCAGGCTATATGGAAGATAAATTTGCGGTCACGACCCCAGCAGAAGCTAAGGCCTATATCACTCGCCTAAGCATGTACCCCGCTGCTATGGGGACTGTGATTGATAAACTTTCGCAGGATGTGCAAATAGGGATTATTCCCCCCGATTTCATCATCGATAAAACCATCGCAGGCCTGCAGCAACAGTTAGTCAGCAAGGCAAGCGAGCACCCGCTTGTGACCACTTTTAGGGACAAGCTCGAGGCAGCTAAAGTGCCCGATAGCGAAGCGCTCGTCACCACTGCGACCGATTTAGTGGAGCGCAAGTACTTCACCGCCACGCGCCAATTAATCTCATCCCTGCAAAGCGTGCGCATTAAGGCGAAACACGATGCTGGCATCGGCCATTTACCTCAGGGTGCCAAGCTCTATAAAGCGCTAATTAAACACCTGGGTAATTCGGATAAAACCCCGCAGGAAATTCATCAACTGGGTCTAGATGAAGTCGCCCGTATCACTGAGGAAATGGACGGCTTACTCAAAGAGGTGGGCTATCAAGACGGTACCGTAGGCGAGCGGATGCAAGTGCTGCTCAAGGATCCAAAGTATCTTTATGCCGATTCTAATGATGGCAAACAGCAGTTAATGGCCGATATCCAAGGCTATCTGACGAAGGTCAATGCCAAGCTGCCGGAATGGTTCGGTCACCTGCCCGATCAGGATGTGGCCGTAGAAGTCGTGCCTGAAAGCCGCGCGGCAGCGGTTAGTGGTGCTTATTACGATGCACCGTCTCAGGATGGCTCGCGTAAGGGCACCTTCTGGATCAGCCTCTACGATATGGAGGCACTGCCTTCATATTCGCTGCAAACCTTGACCTACCACGAAACGAATCCAGGTCATCACCTGCAGACCATTATCGGCCTGTCGGACACCCTGCCGCTAATGAGCACTATTTTTTACTCTAACGCGGCGGGCGAAGGTTGGGGATTGTATGCCGAGCGCCTAGCGGCGGAGATGGGCATGTACGCCGATAACCCTATTAATAATCTGGGGCGCTTACAGGCAGAACTGCACCGCGCCGTGCGTCTGGTGGTAGATACGGGTATGCATGCGCTTGGTTGGAGCCGTGAGCAAGCTATCGATTATGTAGTGGCAACCGAAGGCATTCATGCATCGGCAGCGGCTGGAGGCGTTGATCGTTATGTAGTGTGGCCGGGTCAGGCTCTGGGCTATAAATTAGGTGAACTTAAGATTATTGAACTGCGTGAAAAAGCCAAACAAGCGTTAGGCGATAAATTCGATATCAAAGTGTTCCACGACAGATTGCTCGAGAATGGCGCCCTGCCATTAGATCTGATGGAGCAAAAAATCCTGCAGTGGATTGCCTCGGAGCAAGCAAAAACAGTCGCGGCCTAG
- the hutI gene encoding imidazolonepropionase: MSWDHVWIDVNLATLDPSISAPYGAITDAAIAVKDGKIAWLGPRSELPPFDVLSIPVYRGKGGWITPGLIDAHTHLVFAGNRANEFELRLQGATYEELARAGGGIISTVKACREADVTELFDLGRQRLNALLKEGVTTVEIKSGYGLDTETEVKILRVARELGEHHPIDVKTTFLGAHAIPPEYKDNSDGYVDLIINKMLPAVIEENLADAVDVFCENIAFNLDQTERVLSAAKAAGLEVKLHAEQLSNMGGSALAARLGAKSVDHIEYLDEEGVKALSESGTCAVLLPGAFYFLRESQKPPIDLLRQYKVPMVLASDFNPGSSPICSTLLMLNMGCTLFRLTPEEALTGLTLNAAKALGIEETVGSLVVGKQADFCLWDISTPAQLAYSYGVNPCKDVVKNGKLVHQ, encoded by the coding sequence ATGTCTTGGGATCATGTTTGGATAGACGTTAATTTAGCGACTTTGGACCCTTCTATATCAGCACCTTACGGTGCAATTACCGATGCAGCCATTGCAGTAAAAGACGGTAAAATTGCCTGGCTCGGTCCTCGTAGCGAGCTGCCCCCCTTCGATGTGTTGTCCATTCCGGTTTACAGGGGCAAGGGCGGTTGGATCACTCCAGGCCTTATCGATGCTCACACCCACTTAGTGTTTGCGGGAAACCGCGCCAATGAATTTGAACTGCGCCTTCAAGGTGCCACCTATGAAGAACTCGCCCGTGCCGGCGGCGGCATTATTTCAACGGTTAAGGCCTGCCGCGAAGCGGATGTCACCGAACTCTTCGACCTTGGTCGTCAGCGCTTAAATGCCCTGCTGAAAGAAGGCGTCACTACGGTAGAGATTAAGTCTGGCTACGGCTTAGATACTGAAACTGAAGTGAAAATCCTGCGTGTCGCTCGCGAATTAGGTGAGCACCACCCCATTGATGTGAAAACCACCTTCCTTGGTGCACATGCGATTCCGCCCGAGTACAAAGACAATAGCGACGGCTATGTCGACTTAATTATCAATAAGATGCTGCCAGCGGTCATCGAAGAAAACCTCGCCGATGCGGTGGATGTGTTCTGCGAAAATATTGCCTTTAACCTCGATCAAACCGAGCGGGTGTTAAGTGCCGCAAAGGCCGCTGGATTAGAAGTCAAACTCCATGCCGAACAGTTATCGAATATGGGGGGCTCTGCCCTCGCCGCTCGTCTTGGCGCTAAGTCTGTGGATCATATCGAATATTTGGATGAAGAAGGCGTTAAAGCCTTAAGCGAAAGCGGTACCTGTGCCGTGCTGCTGCCAGGGGCATTTTATTTCCTGCGGGAAAGCCAAAAGCCGCCAATCGACTTATTACGTCAATACAAGGTGCCTATGGTGCTGGCGAGTGACTTTAACCCCGGCTCGTCACCGATTTGCTCAACCCTGCTAATGCTGAATATGGGTTGTACCCTATTCCGCCTGACCCCTGAAGAGGCGCTAACAGGGCTCACCCTAAATGCGGCGAAGGCACTAGGGATAGAAGAAACGGTCGGCAGTTTAGTAGTCGGCAAGCAGGCGGATTTCTGTCTATGGGACATATCAACCCCTGCACAGCTCGCCTACAGCTATGGCGTCAACCCCTGCAAGGATGTGGTGAAAAACGGCAAGTTAGTGCATCAATAA
- the hutC gene encoding histidine utilization repressor yields MVTPKFLEIKQHIIACIESGEWEEHARVPSENQLAELFVCSRMTARRALTELTDAGVLERAQGLGTFVAGRKSQSSMLAIRNIADEIKDRGHGYSVKQMMLQEVNASAPIAIALGIELGSPVYHSVLVHCEQGVPLQVEERFVNPTFAPDYLFQDFSAQTPHEYLSQVAPLTEAHHTIEAIVATSELQQRLSIPSTEPCLQILRRTWSRQGVVSFAKLVHPGSRFKLGGHLTISK; encoded by the coding sequence TTGGTGACACCAAAATTTTTGGAAATTAAGCAGCACATCATCGCCTGCATCGAGTCGGGGGAGTGGGAAGAACATGCCCGCGTGCCCTCCGAAAATCAGCTGGCGGAGTTGTTCGTCTGCAGCCGGATGACCGCAAGACGCGCGTTAACCGAGCTGACGGATGCGGGCGTGCTTGAGCGAGCTCAGGGACTGGGCACCTTTGTGGCTGGACGCAAGTCGCAGTCTTCAATGCTCGCGATTCGCAATATCGCCGATGAGATTAAGGACCGTGGCCATGGTTACAGTGTGAAGCAAATGATGCTGCAGGAGGTGAATGCCTCTGCACCGATTGCGATTGCCTTGGGCATTGAGCTTGGCAGTCCTGTGTACCATTCGGTGTTAGTGCATTGTGAGCAGGGCGTGCCGCTACAGGTTGAGGAGCGTTTTGTGAACCCGACCTTTGCGCCTGATTATCTGTTTCAAGATTTTAGTGCGCAGACGCCCCATGAGTATCTGTCTCAGGTGGCGCCGTTAACCGAGGCGCACCACACCATAGAGGCAATTGTTGCGACCAGCGAGTTACAGCAACGGCTGTCGATTCCATCGACTGAGCCCTGCCTACAGATTTTGCGCCGCACTTGGTCACGCCAAGGGGTGGTGAGTTTTGCCAAATTAGTACACCCAGGTAGCCGCTTCAAACTCGGCGGCCACCTAACAATTAGCAAGTAA
- the hutU gene encoding urocanate hydratase: MDKRHDPSRRIIAPHGTQLSCKSWLTEAPMRMLMNNLHPDVAERPEDLVVYGGIGRAARDWDCYDKIIEVLQRLEDDETLMVQSGKPVGVFRTHADAPRVLIANSNLVPHWANWEHFNELDKQGLAMYGQMTAGSWIYIGTQGIVQGTYETFVAVAKQHFDGVAAGKWILTGGLGGMGGAQTLAGTMAGFSVLACEVDETRIDFRLRTRYVDKKATSLDEALSMIHEANAAGKPVSVGLLANAADVFAELVKRGITPDVVTDQTSAHDPLNGYLPQGWTMAQAADMRKTDEAAVVNAAKASMAVQVQAMLALQAAGAATLDYGNNIRQMAFETGVENAFDFPGFVPAYIRPLFCEGIGPFRWVALSGDPEDIYKTDAKVKELIPDNPHLHNWLDMARERIAFQGLPARICWVGLKDRARLAQAFNEMVKNGELSAPIVIGRDHLDSGSVASPNRETESMMDGSDAVSDWPLLNALLNTASGATWVSLHHGGGVGMGFSQHSGVVIVCDGTEAAAKRVGRVLWNDPATGVMRHADAGYEIAKNCASDQGLDLPMLNGSNK, encoded by the coding sequence ATGGATAAGCGTCACGATCCAAGCCGCCGTATTATTGCCCCGCACGGCACGCAATTAAGCTGCAAAAGCTGGTTAACTGAAGCGCCAATGCGCATGTTAATGAACAACCTGCATCCAGATGTGGCCGAGCGCCCAGAAGACCTCGTGGTTTACGGCGGTATCGGCCGTGCAGCCCGTGACTGGGATTGCTATGACAAGATTATTGAAGTACTGCAGCGCCTTGAAGACGACGAAACCTTAATGGTGCAATCGGGCAAGCCTGTGGGCGTATTCCGTACCCACGCGGATGCTCCGCGCGTACTGATCGCTAACTCAAACCTAGTACCACACTGGGCGAACTGGGAACACTTCAACGAGTTAGATAAGCAAGGTCTGGCAATGTATGGCCAGATGACGGCGGGTTCTTGGATTTACATCGGCACCCAAGGTATCGTTCAAGGTACCTACGAGACCTTCGTAGCCGTGGCAAAACAACACTTCGACGGTGTGGCTGCGGGCAAATGGATCCTAACCGGTGGTTTAGGTGGGATGGGTGGCGCGCAAACGCTGGCCGGTACTATGGCGGGCTTCTCGGTTCTGGCTTGTGAAGTGGATGAAACCCGTATCGATTTTCGTCTGCGTACCCGTTATGTGGACAAAAAGGCGACGTCATTAGATGAAGCGTTAAGCATGATCCATGAAGCTAATGCTGCAGGTAAACCTGTATCTGTGGGCCTCTTAGCAAACGCCGCTGATGTGTTTGCAGAATTAGTAAAACGTGGCATTACACCTGACGTTGTCACCGACCAAACCTCTGCCCACGATCCGCTGAACGGCTATTTGCCACAGGGCTGGACGATGGCGCAAGCGGCCGATATGCGTAAAACCGATGAAGCAGCTGTAGTTAACGCGGCTAAAGCCTCTATGGCGGTACAAGTGCAGGCCATGCTGGCATTGCAAGCCGCAGGCGCAGCGACCTTAGACTATGGTAACAACATTCGCCAAATGGCGTTTGAGACCGGCGTTGAGAACGCATTCGATTTCCCAGGCTTCGTACCTGCTTACATTCGTCCACTGTTCTGTGAAGGTATTGGCCCATTCCGTTGGGTGGCACTATCGGGCGATCCAGAGGATATCTACAAGACCGACGCCAAAGTAAAAGAGCTGATCCCAGACAATCCACACCTGCACAACTGGTTAGATATGGCGCGTGAGCGTATTGCCTTCCAAGGTCTGCCAGCGCGTATCTGCTGGGTGGGTTTAAAGGATCGTGCACGTTTAGCCCAAGCATTTAACGAAATGGTGAAAAATGGCGAGCTGTCGGCGCCAATCGTGATTGGTCGTGACCACCTAGACTCAGGCTCAGTTGCCAGCCCTAACCGTGAAACCGAATCTATGATGGACGGTTCAGACGCTGTGTCGGATTGGCCATTACTGAACGCACTGCTGAACACCGCAAGTGGCGCAACTTGGGTGTCGCTGCACCACGGTGGCGGTGTAGGTATGGGCTTTAGCCAACACTCAGGCGTGGTAATCGTGTGTGACGGCACAGAAGCCGCCGCTAAGCGTGTGGGCCGCGTACTGTGGAACGACCCAGCGACTGGCGTAATGCGCCATGCGGATGCGGGTTACGAGATTGCTAAAAACTGTGCAAGCGATCAGGGTCTAGACCTGCCAATGCTGAACGGTTCAAACAAATAA
- the hutH gene encoding histidine ammonia-lyase, which produces MKSVNHLVLTPGSLSLAQLREISRHKLTMELSSEAISEINSSAQIVQKVLDEGRTVYGINTGFGLLANTKIAPEDLQLLQRSIVLSHAAGTGQYMQDATVRLMMVLKINSLSRGFSGIRLEVINFLISLVNAEVYPCVPEKGSVGASGDLAPLAHMCLPLLGEGEMSYQGQIISAAEGLEIAGLKPIDLAAKEGLALLNGTQASTALALEGLFHAEDLFAASSVIGAMSVEAAMGSRSPFDPRIHAARGQKGQIDSAMLFRHLLGEESEISLSHIDCEKVQDPYSLRCQPQVLGACLTQIRQAAEVLGTEANGVTDNPLVFQDTGDIISGGNFHAEPVAMAADNLAIAIAELGAIAERRIALLIDSSLSKLPPFLVKNGGVNSGFMIAQVTAAALASENKTYAHPASVDSLPTSANQEDHVSMATFAARRLRDMSENTRGVLAVELLAAAQGLDFRAPLMPSAAVAQAKAELREVVAYYDKDRYFAPDIDAATDLLFSASFNAYLPAGILPSF; this is translated from the coding sequence ATGAAATCAGTCAATCATTTAGTGTTAACTCCGGGCAGCTTAAGCCTGGCGCAATTGCGTGAAATTAGCCGTCATAAGCTGACGATGGAACTCTCTTCTGAGGCCATCAGTGAAATCAATTCCAGCGCGCAAATCGTGCAAAAGGTATTGGATGAAGGCCGCACCGTTTACGGTATCAACACAGGTTTTGGTCTGCTGGCCAACACGAAAATTGCCCCAGAAGATCTGCAACTGCTACAGCGCTCAATCGTGTTATCCCACGCTGCAGGCACTGGCCAATATATGCAAGACGCCACAGTGCGCCTGATGATGGTGTTAAAGATCAACTCCTTAAGCCGTGGTTTCTCGGGTATCCGTTTAGAAGTCATCAACTTCCTCATCAGCCTAGTGAATGCCGAAGTTTACCCCTGTGTCCCTGAAAAGGGCTCTGTGGGTGCATCGGGCGACTTAGCGCCACTGGCACATATGTGTCTGCCATTATTGGGTGAAGGCGAGATGAGCTACCAAGGTCAGATTATTTCTGCCGCCGAAGGTTTAGAAATCGCCGGTCTTAAGCCAATCGATTTAGCGGCGAAGGAAGGTTTAGCGCTGCTAAACGGTACCCAAGCTTCTACCGCGTTAGCGCTTGAAGGCCTGTTCCATGCTGAAGACTTATTCGCTGCCAGTTCTGTGATTGGTGCGATGAGCGTTGAAGCTGCAATGGGTAGCCGCAGCCCATTCGATCCACGTATCCATGCTGCCCGTGGTCAGAAGGGACAAATTGACTCGGCTATGCTGTTCCGTCACCTACTGGGTGAAGAGTCTGAAATCAGCCTGAGTCACATTGACTGTGAAAAGGTGCAAGACCCTTATTCATTGCGCTGCCAACCACAGGTATTAGGCGCCTGCTTAACCCAAATCCGCCAAGCGGCAGAAGTGTTAGGGACTGAAGCAAACGGCGTAACCGATAACCCATTAGTGTTCCAAGATACTGGCGACATTATCTCAGGCGGTAACTTCCACGCTGAACCTGTTGCTATGGCTGCCGATAACCTTGCTATTGCGATTGCCGAGTTAGGCGCGATTGCAGAGCGCCGTATCGCGCTGCTGATCGATTCAAGCTTATCTAAACTGCCACCTTTCCTTGTGAAGAACGGCGGCGTGAACTCGGGCTTTATGATTGCTCAAGTGACAGCGGCAGCACTGGCCTCTGAGAACAAAACCTACGCGCACCCTGCGTCGGTCGACAGCTTGCCAACATCGGCAAACCAAGAAGACCACGTGTCTATGGCGACTTTCGCTGCCCGTCGTTTACGCGATATGAGCGAAAACACCCGTGGCGTGTTAGCGGTTGAATTACTGGCTGCGGCGCAGGGCTTAGATTTTCGCGCGCCATTAATGCCAAGTGCTGCGGTTGCACAGGCTAAGGCTGAGCTGCGTGAAGTGGTTGCCTATTACGATAAAGACAGATATTTCGCACCGGATATTGATGCGGCGACGGATCTTCTGTTTAGCGCAAGCTTCAATGCTTACCTGCCAGCGGGCATTTTGCCCAGCTTTTAA
- a CDS encoding MliC family protein gives MKITTKIDALIASFALLCGAAMAKDAPSFDCTKVAAETIEALVCQDEGLSQFDKQLSEVYQSASDKAKNEQPPILKAMQRGWVKGRNECWKSEDKRACVASSYQTRIAELQAQYRLVDMKGPLFYVCNANPANEVAVSYFKTEPATLIAEYGDQTSLMFVQPSGSGAKYQGRNESFWEHQGEAKIVWGYGAAAMSCKLKAQ, from the coding sequence ATGAAGATAACGACCAAAATAGATGCACTGATAGCGTCTTTTGCACTGCTGTGCGGTGCAGCTATGGCCAAAGATGCGCCATCGTTCGATTGCACAAAAGTGGCTGCGGAAACTATTGAGGCGCTTGTCTGCCAAGATGAGGGGTTAAGTCAATTCGATAAGCAGTTGTCCGAGGTTTACCAAAGCGCCAGTGACAAGGCTAAAAATGAGCAACCGCCGATCCTCAAGGCGATGCAACGCGGCTGGGTGAAGGGGCGTAACGAGTGTTGGAAGAGTGAGGATAAACGTGCCTGTGTGGCTAGCAGTTATCAAACACGGATTGCCGAATTACAGGCGCAATATCGACTAGTCGATATGAAAGGCCCTTTATTTTATGTCTGTAATGCAAATCCTGCGAATGAGGTCGCGGTCAGTTATTTTAAAACTGAGCCTGCTACCCTAATCGCCGAATATGGCGATCAAACGTCGTTAATGTTTGTTCAACCCAGTGGCAGCGGGGCTAAGTATCAGGGAAGAAATGAAAGCTTTTGGGAGCATCAGGGGGAGGCTAAGATCGTTTGGGGATATGGTGCAGCGGCAATGAGTTGCAAATTGAAGGCGCAATAA
- a CDS encoding DUF3157 family protein — MIRGFRLNLFHVLYALILSSPVWAADVATLTLENGTKVRLKDDFTWEYIITETKRAPEAATATTQTTAINPTVTPTTNSAPNLASSAAPTAITTLTQDVMTTPDILGTTAKEDIKVSFKQSQWKGDKLGLTFELSSNSSKHVTLVKVETSFFADNGTLLKTEKLDVWEAIFRMPETYLRKGEQRNSAVIWVEGIDRSQWQKQLLSLKITEINSR, encoded by the coding sequence ATGATTCGCGGATTTCGTCTTAACCTATTTCACGTCTTATACGCACTGATATTATCATCCCCAGTGTGGGCGGCCGATGTCGCCACCCTCACCCTAGAAAATGGCACTAAGGTCAGACTCAAGGATGACTTTACCTGGGAATATATCATCACCGAGACTAAGCGTGCGCCAGAAGCTGCAACCGCTACAACGCAAACCACAGCCATAAACCCAACTGTAACCCCAACCACAAACTCGGCGCCTAACCTAGCCTCAAGCGCAGCCCCAACAGCAATAACTACATTGACTCAGGATGTGATGACCACCCCTGACATCCTCGGCACTACTGCTAAGGAAGATATAAAAGTCAGCTTTAAACAAAGCCAGTGGAAGGGTGATAAGCTCGGCCTGACCTTCGAACTGAGCAGTAACAGCAGCAAACACGTCACCTTAGTTAAAGTGGAAACCAGCTTCTTTGCCGACAACGGCACCCTGCTGAAAACCGAAAAGCTCGATGTATGGGAAGCGATTTTCCGCATGCCCGAAACTTACCTTCGCAAAGGTGAGCAACGCAACAGCGCAGTGATTTGGGTCGAAGGCATAGATAGGTCCCAATGGCAAAAACAGCTATTGAGCCTCAAAATCACCGAAATCAACTCCCGCTGA